The region GGGTCATGACCGTCTGGTACCCGCCGAGCAGCGCGTCGGGCGCGAGTCCGAGCGCGCGGATCTCCTCCACGGCGGAAAGCGACCACGAAGCGGGGGCGGAGAGCGGCGTACCCGGCAGGGCCACGCCGTCCAAAATTTTAACGGGCACGGGGTGCGAATCGGCGTCCGGGTAACCGAGCCCCAGCTGGCCGCTCCGGTTGGAGCCCCAGGCCCACAGCGTACCGTCGGTCTTCAGCGCCAGCGTCGCGGCGCCGAAGACCGCGACGTCGGCCACGGCGTCCATCACCTTGACCGGCGCAGATCGGTTCTGCGTCGTGCCGTCCCCGAGCTGACCGGCCGCGTTCTCTCCCCATGTCCAAAGGCTGCCGTCCCGCTTCAAGGCGGCGGCGTGCCGACCGCTCTGATCCGCCTTTGCCACATCCGTCAGCATCCGCCGGGGCGTGCGCACACGCGTCTCCGCGGCGGCAAGCAGGAGTCCGCTCTCATTGCGGCCCCAGCCCCAGAGCGTGCCGTCGGTCCCCACGGCGAGCACGTTGGCAAACGACGGCGCCGCGGACGCGACGCCGCCCATCACCCGAACCGGCTCGGAGATATAGTCCCCTGTCCGCCCCGCCGGCGGAGCGGCAAGCTGCCCGTTGTCGAAGCCAAAGAACCAAAGCGTGCCGTCGGCCCCTATGGCAAGGCCGTTCTCAACGCCGAGCGAGACGTCCGCCGTGCCGGCGTCCCGCCGCTGGGCAGCCGCCGTGACGGCGCTGTGCCAGACCCAGAGGCTGCCGTCGGTTCGAACCGTCGCGAGCAGCCCGGCCCCCGCGTCGAGGGCGCGCACGTTGTCCATCACCTGGGTCCCGGCCGTGATGTCTTTGTCCCAGCGGATGTCGTTCGGGTAGGTCCGCGCGACGCCGTCGGCCTTCAGCACAAAGACCTCCGAGCCCGCCGCCACGGAGATGATCTCGGCCCCGACCCGCCGGGCCGTCAGGCATTCGCCCCCGGGCAGCGGCGTCTCCGCGACCCAACCGCCCCGGTCCTCACGGTCCTCCGGCCCCGAGCGGGCCTCCTGGCCCCAGACCCAGAGGCTGCCGTCGGTTCGGACGGCGAAGGCGTTCCACGTGTTCATCGCCACCGTGCGCCCGAAGACGGGCGAAACCGCCCGGGCCGGCGAGGCCGCGCCGAGAGCCGGCCACGCCAACGTCAGCACCAGCAAGAGACAGGTCGCCTTTTTCATCCCCAGACCTCCGCCCCTCAAAAAGCCTCACCGCGCTTTTGCCCGTTTCTTTTCCGGGCACTCCGGGCTGCGCGTCACACGTCCAGGTTGACCACGTACTTGGCGTTTTGGTCGATGAATTCCCGCCTGGGCTCCACCCGGTCGCCCATGAGTATGGTGAAGATCTGATCCGCGGCGACGGCGTCGTCCAGCTCCACTTGGAGAAGGGTGCGAAACTCCGGGTTCAGCGTCGTCATCCAGAGCTCTATCCCGTCCATCTCGCCCAAGCCTTTGTTGCGTGACACGTCGATGCGGGCCCGAACGACCGGGTCGCCGGCGCTCATCTCGTCGAGCGC is a window of Oscillospiraceae bacterium DNA encoding:
- a CDS encoding S-layer homology domain-containing protein yields the protein MKKATCLLLVLTLAWPALGAASPARAVSPVFGRTVAMNTWNAFAVRTDGSLWVWGQEARSGPEDREDRGGWVAETPLPGGECLTARRVGAEIISVAAGSEVFVLKADGVARTYPNDIRWDKDITAGTQVMDNVRALDAGAGLLATVRTDGSLWVWHSAVTAAAQRRDAGTADVSLGVENGLAIGADGTLWFFGFDNGQLAAPPAGRTGDYISEPVRVMGGVASAAPSFANVLAVGTDGTLWGWGRNESGLLLAAAETRVRTPRRMLTDVAKADQSGRHAAALKRDGSLWTWGENAAGQLGDGTTQNRSAPVKVMDAVADVAVFGAATLALKTDGTLWAWGSNRSGQLGLGYPDADSHPVPVKILDGVALPGTPLSAPASWSLSAVEEIRALGLAPDALLGGYQTVMTRAECARLMMSLLEKAADEPAAALTSRFGTRSVAFADTSDPDILAAAALGIVDGVGGGRFAPERPVTREQMARMLHGAAAVLGLPEGRATAPVYADAADVAVWARTDVTFISAHGVMGGVGGGRFAPKRLCTRETGLVAALRLYKLLKANQ